One genomic region from Sphingobacterium sp. UGAL515B_05 encodes:
- a CDS encoding hybrid sensor histidine kinase/response regulator, translating to MKSQQESNKSLQLLQEQTNSDNWILNAINGIDEQLRGDYTDKKIAEISLHVIASTTKALGGTIYIFDDNYQEYQLCHKIGISSTQYIKRTFKENDGILGEVANNHEVVKIKDVDHKHLILETSLSDRLDAEIYIVPFSYESHCVGVMEICCPIVNEKDEQLRFNFLDKAKDNIAVIIKVAQTHGKLADLYEELQQQTEELETQQEELRTTNEELIHKTHLLEASEEELRVQQEELIQTNNELDEKAKLLFAQNEDLEKARQAIAQKIEEVELSSKYKSEFMANMSHELRTPLNSILILAKLLQDNKKKNLSEDQIKYASVIHSAGSDLLHLINELLDLAKIESGKVEVQKERINTNYLVNYIKDFFNDTAASKNIDFLLDVNVNAPQEFIGDEHRIQQVLKNLLSNAFKFTGEKGEVSLAIEAEAENLLFTVKDSGIGIAPEKQELIFDAFKQEDGSTSRKYGGTGLGLSICREIASLLKGKISLSSKVGEGSIFTFSIPLEQEIPVPKVTSIEKEIDPPSQMPKENPIVEKTKSIDNDGKHNKLLIIEDDFIFADILKDYAEQNGYDVYISYDGQDGLQKAQNLRPAAIILDIMLPKMDGWEVLRNLKKIDSTKEIPVHMMSAGTFLHDEPISAGAIGFMAKPVSEESLAETFLKIKASTSHPLKKILLVEDQEIQSDFIKQSLEEQHIQIFQAFNAKQALDLLDQEKLFDCIIMDLNLPDKSGIELLNEIKSNTQFKDLPIIINTAMELTTEQTSEILHHSQAMVLKSAKSNNRLIDEVNLFLNKIRSNKHEYTMFNHSGASVIAENNLASKTVLLADDDMRNIFALSTAFESYDMNIEIANNGQEALDILERNKQIDLVLMDIMMPVMDGYEAIEKIRANKKFANLPIIAVTAKAMKGDREKTIAVGANDYISKPVDVDKLISLMRVWLS from the coding sequence GTGAAAAGTCAACAAGAATCCAATAAAAGTCTCCAACTATTGCAAGAACAGACCAACAGTGATAACTGGATTTTGAATGCGATTAATGGCATCGACGAACAGTTACGCGGTGACTATACAGACAAGAAAATTGCCGAAATAAGCCTACATGTTATTGCTTCCACGACAAAAGCATTAGGTGGAACGATTTACATTTTCGATGATAACTATCAGGAGTATCAGCTTTGCCACAAAATTGGTATTTCCTCCACACAGTATATCAAACGAACGTTTAAAGAAAACGATGGCATTTTGGGCGAAGTCGCAAACAATCATGAAGTCGTTAAAATAAAAGACGTCGACCACAAGCATCTTATCTTAGAAACCTCGTTATCCGATCGCTTAGACGCTGAGATCTATATTGTTCCCTTCTCTTATGAAAGCCATTGTGTCGGTGTCATGGAAATCTGTTGCCCCATTGTCAATGAGAAAGACGAGCAACTACGATTTAACTTCCTGGATAAAGCAAAAGATAACATTGCCGTTATCATCAAAGTAGCCCAAACTCATGGAAAGCTTGCCGATCTTTATGAGGAACTTCAACAACAGACCGAGGAATTAGAGACGCAACAGGAAGAATTGAGAACAACAAATGAGGAGTTAATCCATAAGACACATTTGTTGGAAGCTTCTGAGGAAGAGCTTAGAGTACAGCAGGAAGAACTTATCCAAACCAATAACGAGCTGGACGAGAAGGCCAAATTGCTATTTGCACAAAATGAAGATCTGGAAAAAGCCCGTCAGGCCATAGCGCAAAAAATAGAGGAAGTAGAGCTGTCCAGCAAATATAAATCTGAATTTATGGCCAATATGAGCCATGAACTGCGGACACCACTTAATAGTATTCTCATTCTTGCCAAATTACTTCAGGATAATAAAAAGAAAAACCTCAGTGAGGACCAAATAAAGTATGCTTCTGTTATTCACAGTGCCGGTTCAGATCTCCTCCATTTAATTAACGAATTGTTGGATCTGGCAAAAATTGAATCCGGTAAAGTTGAAGTCCAAAAAGAACGTATCAACACAAACTACCTTGTCAATTATATTAAAGATTTTTTCAATGATACCGCAGCGTCGAAAAATATTGACTTCCTACTCGATGTCAATGTAAATGCACCGCAGGAATTCATCGGTGATGAACATCGTATACAACAAGTCCTCAAGAATTTATTATCCAATGCGTTCAAGTTTACAGGTGAAAAGGGCGAAGTCTCTTTAGCGATAGAAGCTGAAGCTGAAAATCTTCTTTTTACGGTTAAAGATAGCGGTATTGGCATTGCTCCTGAAAAACAAGAGCTAATCTTCGATGCTTTTAAACAAGAAGATGGCTCAACGAGTCGTAAATATGGTGGCACTGGTTTAGGCTTATCGATATGCCGCGAAATTGCTAGCTTATTAAAAGGGAAAATAAGCTTATCCAGTAAGGTTGGTGAAGGCAGTATCTTTACCTTCAGTATCCCGCTGGAGCAGGAAATTCCAGTCCCGAAAGTAACATCGATCGAAAAAGAAATTGATCCGCCGTCACAAATGCCGAAGGAAAATCCCATAGTCGAAAAAACGAAGTCGATCGACAACGATGGAAAACACAATAAACTTCTGATTATTGAGGATGATTTTATTTTTGCAGATATTCTAAAAGACTACGCCGAACAAAACGGCTACGATGTATACATTAGCTATGATGGGCAAGATGGGTTACAAAAAGCACAAAATTTACGACCTGCCGCAATTATCTTAGATATTATGTTGCCTAAAATGGATGGTTGGGAAGTTCTTCGTAACCTCAAAAAAATTGACAGCACCAAGGAGATTCCCGTACACATGATGTCGGCAGGAACATTTTTACATGATGAACCTATTTCTGCCGGAGCCATCGGATTTATGGCTAAACCTGTTTCAGAAGAATCTTTGGCTGAAACATTCTTAAAAATAAAAGCGTCGACTAGTCATCCATTGAAAAAAATTCTGCTGGTGGAAGATCAGGAAATCCAAAGCGATTTTATCAAACAATCTTTAGAAGAACAGCATATTCAGATATTTCAGGCCTTCAATGCGAAACAAGCCCTCGATCTATTAGATCAAGAGAAATTGTTTGACTGCATCATTATGGACCTGAATCTCCCCGATAAATCAGGCATTGAACTCCTAAATGAGATCAAATCGAACACTCAATTTAAGGATTTACCCATTATCATCAATACGGCAATGGAACTCACTACAGAGCAGACTTCCGAAATTCTGCATCATAGCCAGGCGATGGTCCTTAAATCAGCTAAATCAAATAATCGTCTGATTGATGAAGTTAATTTATTCTTAAATAAAATCCGCAGCAATAAGCACGAATACACGATGTTCAATCATTCCGGAGCCTCTGTAATTGCGGAAAACAATTTAGCTTCCAAAACCGTACTACTGGCAGATGACGATATGCGGAATATTTTTGCCCTGAGCACGGCGTTTGAAAGCTATGATATGAACATTGAAATCGCTAACAATGGTCAGGAAGCGTTGGATATTCTTGAACGAAATAAACAGATTGACCTTGTCTTAATGGATATCATGATGCCCGTTATGGATGGTTATGAGGCTATTGAAAAAATTAGGGCAAACAAGAAATTTGCAAACCTTCCTATTATTGCTGTGACAGCGAAAGCAATGAAAGGGGATAGAGAAAAAACAATTGCTGTCGGAGCAAACGATTACATTAGCAAACCGGTTGATGTCGACAAATTAATATCCCTAATGCGCGTATGGCTGAGTTAA
- a CDS encoding CheR family methyltransferase — MISFEELEEVIDIVKNLHGYDVSGYTRASLKRRVTRIMELNKLNLQELKSNLINQPGFSTYFLQEITVNVTEMFRDPDFYKAVKTDVFPYLATYPHIKLWSAGCSTGEEVYSLAILLEEANLYPRAFIYGTDINGKVLEKAKRGIYSLAKVKEYSENFIKTEPKNSLSDYYTAMYNAATINNSLKKNVLFSMHSLVSDGVFNEFQLITCRNVLIYFDTELQNKVLDLFYHSLCHLGFLCLGAKESLINYKDAAKFKIVNKKQNIYQKIG, encoded by the coding sequence ATGATAAGTTTTGAAGAGTTGGAAGAAGTTATTGATATAGTCAAAAATCTACACGGCTATGATGTATCCGGTTATACAAGAGCTTCTTTAAAAAGACGGGTGACTAGAATAATGGAACTTAACAAGCTCAATCTACAGGAGCTAAAATCCAATTTAATCAATCAACCCGGATTCAGCACCTATTTCCTGCAGGAAATTACAGTTAATGTGACTGAGATGTTTAGGGATCCCGATTTTTATAAAGCTGTAAAAACAGATGTATTTCCCTATCTCGCAACTTATCCGCATATAAAACTGTGGAGTGCCGGTTGTTCTACTGGCGAAGAAGTTTATTCGCTGGCCATCTTGTTAGAAGAAGCAAATCTTTACCCACGTGCGTTTATTTATGGCACCGACATTAACGGCAAAGTGTTAGAAAAGGCAAAACGTGGTATCTATTCTCTTGCAAAAGTGAAAGAATACTCGGAAAATTTTATTAAAACGGAGCCAAAAAACTCATTGTCGGATTATTATACAGCAATGTACAACGCCGCTACCATTAATAATAGTCTTAAAAAAAATGTCCTTTTCTCCATGCATAGCTTGGTATCCGATGGCGTTTTTAATGAATTTCAACTGATTACCTGCCGTAATGTATTGATCTATTTCGACACCGAATTGCAAAATAAAGTCCTGGATCTATTCTATCATTCACTTTGCCATTTGGGCTTTTTATGCTTGGGAGCGAAAGAATCTTTAATCAACTACAAAGACGCTGCTAAATTTAAGATCGTAAACAAGAAACAGAATATTTACCAAAAAATTGGGTAA
- a CDS encoding chemotaxis protein CheB, whose amino-acid sequence MERKILLLAGSAGGFSVILNILKSLERPILIPVIVIVHRNPKYASSIEDTLSKALVQKVKTADDKEAIANGTIYFAPAGYHLLVEPDYSFSLDISEPVQYSRPSIDVTFESVAEIYKENCTAILFSGANQDGAQGLLMIKRYGGTTFVQDPATAEVPIMPEAAIQLDAQERILTIQEIKDYIKQLT is encoded by the coding sequence ATGGAAAGAAAAATTCTTTTGTTAGCGGGGTCTGCAGGTGGATTTAGTGTCATTCTAAATATCTTGAAGTCATTGGAACGGCCAATCCTTATACCCGTTATTGTCATTGTACATCGAAACCCCAAATATGCTTCTAGTATTGAGGACACGCTTTCCAAAGCACTTGTTCAAAAAGTAAAAACTGCAGATGATAAGGAAGCGATAGCAAATGGGACTATTTATTTTGCCCCTGCTGGCTATCACCTTTTAGTTGAACCAGATTATAGCTTTTCTTTGGATATCTCAGAACCTGTTCAATACTCAAGACCATCAATTGATGTGACTTTCGAATCCGTGGCCGAAATATATAAAGAAAATTGTACAGCTATCTTATTCTCTGGAGCGAATCAGGATGGTGCACAGGGATTATTAATGATAAAACGATACGGCGGGACGACTTTTGTACAAGACCCTGCCACGGCTGAAGTTCCCATCATGCCCGAAGCAGCTATTCAACTCGATGCACAGGAACGCATTTTGACCATTCAAGAAATAAAAGATTACATCAAGCAATTGACTTAA
- a CDS encoding response regulator translates to MKKINILIVDDKIENIISLTALLEDIENINIVTSTDPNEALKICWKEDIDLALVDVQMPEINGFEFVSFLKKNPKTNHIIPIMVTAISKEDKYLIQGLNSGAVDYLYKPLNPEATIAKVKSFVQQLLIQQEIKEKNIALEESKQAILKAKEEADLARKSKETFLANMSHEIRTPINGIMGITQMLKNSQLTLEQENWINKLDSASQNLLTIINDILDLSKVDSGMMKLNMESTSVHDITDDLNNLFIDKAIYKGLNFSIDVDDRITSYFLTDPLRLKQILTNFISNSFKFTSEGSVVLKIQLLTEDNHSICLRFQVIDTGIGIVEDALEKIFIAFEQGEDSITKKFGGTGLGLAIVKRIAALLNGRVFASSEYGKGSIFSFECTFDKIKDKPVEKETQILYTELPKFNFPMVLIAEDNELNSFMLANILKSWNCEITLATNGLIALEEINKKKIDLVFMDAHMPLMSGFEAIKEIRRNANPIIANMPIISISASVLQAEQQEALDAGANEVVGKPFDPIKLYKTIDTLLSKLK, encoded by the coding sequence ATGAAGAAGATAAATATATTGATTGTCGATGATAAAATTGAAAATATTATCAGTCTTACAGCACTGCTGGAGGATATCGAAAATATAAATATAGTGACGAGCACAGATCCCAACGAAGCTTTAAAAATCTGCTGGAAAGAGGATATTGATTTGGCGCTCGTTGACGTGCAGATGCCAGAGATCAATGGTTTTGAATTTGTTTCCTTCCTAAAGAAGAATCCGAAAACAAACCATATCATCCCCATTATGGTAACAGCGATTTCAAAAGAAGACAAATACCTCATTCAGGGACTTAATAGCGGCGCTGTGGATTATCTATATAAACCGCTTAACCCTGAAGCAACCATCGCGAAAGTAAAATCTTTTGTGCAGCAATTACTGATACAGCAGGAAATTAAAGAAAAAAACATTGCCTTAGAAGAATCAAAACAGGCTATTCTCAAAGCGAAAGAAGAGGCCGATCTTGCTCGAAAATCCAAGGAAACCTTTTTAGCCAATATGAGCCATGAGATCCGTACACCTATTAACGGTATTATGGGCATTACACAGATGCTAAAAAATTCTCAACTGACGCTAGAACAAGAAAACTGGATTAACAAGCTGGATTCTGCCTCGCAAAATCTGCTCACTATTATCAACGATATATTGGACCTATCGAAAGTCGACTCAGGTATGATGAAACTTAACATGGAGTCAACATCAGTGCACGATATTACCGATGATCTAAACAACCTCTTTATTGATAAAGCCATCTACAAAGGGCTGAATTTTTCCATTGATGTGGACGATCGGATCACAAGTTATTTTCTGACAGATCCACTACGGTTGAAACAAATATTGACCAACTTTATATCAAATAGTTTCAAATTCACCTCGGAAGGTTCTGTTGTATTAAAAATTCAGCTCCTAACTGAAGATAACCATAGCATCTGTTTACGATTTCAGGTGATAGACACAGGAATCGGCATCGTAGAAGATGCCCTGGAAAAAATATTTATTGCGTTTGAACAAGGAGAAGATAGTATAACCAAAAAATTTGGCGGTACTGGATTGGGCCTCGCAATTGTAAAACGTATTGCTGCGCTGCTCAACGGTCGGGTTTTTGCATCGAGTGAATATGGTAAAGGGAGTATTTTCTCTTTTGAATGTACTTTCGACAAAATCAAAGATAAACCCGTAGAAAAAGAAACGCAGATACTCTATACGGAATTGCCCAAGTTCAACTTCCCGATGGTGCTCATTGCTGAGGACAATGAATTAAACAGCTTTATGCTCGCGAATATCCTCAAAAGCTGGAATTGCGAAATTACTTTGGCGACGAATGGACTCATCGCACTAGAAGAAATCAATAAGAAAAAAATCGACCTGGTGTTTATGGATGCCCATATGCCGCTCATGAGTGGTTTTGAAGCGATCAAGGAAATACGTCGAAACGCGAATCCGATAATCGCAAACATGCCGATTATTTCCATTTCAGCCTCTGTGCTCCAAGCCGAACAACAGGAAGCGCTCGATGCTGGAGCCAATGAAGTTGTCGGAAAACCATTCGATCCTATCAAATTGTATAAAACAATTGATACTTTATTGTCAAAATTGAAATGA
- a CDS encoding plastocyanin/azurin family copper-binding protein: MKKLFMIPAVAVALSIASCGGNSDKSEKSTSTEATTSTESQATETVPGIENVAISNSLSLEGNDQMKYNKDLFRVKAGEPVELSFKNAGTMPKESMGHNVVILKPGVDLPTFGAEAAAAAADEYIPKSALSSIVSHTKLLGPGETDKITFTLEKGVYTFICSFPGHYGVMQGKIVAE; encoded by the coding sequence ATGAAAAAACTTTTTATGATACCAGCAGTTGCAGTTGCTTTATCAATTGCGTCTTGTGGTGGAAACAGTGACAAGTCTGAAAAATCAACTAGTACAGAAGCGACAACTTCAACAGAAAGCCAAGCAACAGAAACAGTGCCTGGAATTGAAAACGTGGCTATTTCCAACAGCTTATCTTTAGAAGGTAACGATCAAATGAAATATAATAAGGATTTATTCCGTGTAAAAGCGGGTGAGCCAGTAGAATTATCTTTCAAAAATGCAGGTACTATGCCAAAAGAGTCCATGGGACATAACGTAGTTATCCTAAAACCAGGTGTTGACCTGCCAACTTTTGGTGCTGAGGCTGCTGCAGCTGCTGCAGACGAATATATTCCAAAATCAGCTTTATCTTCAATTGTTTCCCACACAAAATTATTGGGACCTGGAGAAACTGATAAAATCACTTTTACACTTGAAAAAGGAGTTTATACGTTTATTTGTAGCTTTCCTGGTCACTATGGTGTCATGCAAGGAAAAATTGTTGCAGAATAA
- the lpdA gene encoding dihydrolipoyl dehydrogenase codes for MQYDVIVIGSGPGGYVGAIRCAQLGLKTAVIEKYSTFGGTCLNVGCIPSKALLDSSEHYHNAAHNFDAFGINLKDLKVDMAKMIARKDDVIAQNTAGITFLFKKNKIDSFQGVGSFVDKNTIKITKADGSTEQITGKNVIIATGSKPTSLPFLPVDKKRIITSTEALNLKEIPKHLIVIGGGVIGLELGSVYARLGSKVSVVEFAKSIIGTMDGGLGKELQRVLKKSLGMEFYLGHKVTGASAKGKVVKVTAEDPKGQEVTLEGDYCIVAVGRTAYSEGLGLENIGITVEERGKKIPVNAHLETAVQGVFAIGDVITGAMLAHKAEDEGVYVAEYIAGQKPHIDYNLIPGVVYTWPEVASVGKTEEQLKEAGVKYKAGSFSFKASGRAKASGDTDGFVKVLADATTDEVLGVHMIGPRAADMIGEATVAMEYRASAEDIARICHAHPTYTEAIKEAALAATANRAIHA; via the coding sequence ATGCAATACGACGTAATTGTAATCGGAAGTGGTCCAGGCGGATATGTAGGAGCTATCCGTTGTGCCCAATTAGGATTAAAAACAGCTGTTATTGAAAAATATAGCACATTTGGTGGTACTTGTCTTAACGTTGGATGTATTCCTTCAAAAGCGCTTTTAGATTCTTCGGAGCATTACCACAATGCTGCGCATAATTTTGATGCATTTGGCATCAACTTAAAAGACCTGAAAGTAGACATGGCAAAGATGATTGCTCGTAAAGACGATGTCATTGCCCAAAATACTGCCGGTATCACCTTCTTATTCAAGAAGAATAAAATTGACAGTTTTCAGGGTGTGGGTTCATTTGTGGACAAAAACACCATCAAAATAACGAAAGCAGATGGTTCGACAGAGCAGATCACTGGTAAAAATGTAATTATCGCAACGGGATCGAAACCGACTTCATTGCCTTTCCTACCTGTAGATAAAAAAAGAATCATTACCTCAACCGAAGCACTTAACCTAAAAGAGATTCCAAAACACCTTATTGTCATTGGTGGTGGTGTGATAGGTTTGGAACTAGGTTCTGTTTATGCTCGTTTGGGTTCAAAAGTTTCTGTTGTTGAATTTGCAAAATCTATCATCGGTACAATGGATGGTGGCTTAGGAAAAGAACTACAACGTGTTTTGAAAAAATCATTGGGCATGGAGTTCTATTTAGGCCATAAAGTGACCGGAGCTTCCGCAAAAGGTAAAGTCGTAAAAGTAACTGCTGAAGATCCAAAAGGACAAGAAGTCACTTTAGAAGGCGACTATTGTATCGTAGCCGTTGGTCGTACCGCATATTCTGAAGGCTTAGGACTAGAAAATATCGGCATCACAGTAGAAGAAAGAGGCAAGAAAATCCCTGTTAATGCCCATCTGGAAACAGCTGTACAAGGAGTCTTCGCAATTGGTGATGTGATCACTGGAGCAATGTTGGCACACAAAGCTGAGGACGAAGGTGTCTATGTTGCAGAATATATTGCAGGTCAAAAACCACATATTGATTATAATTTGATTCCAGGTGTTGTTTATACCTGGCCTGAAGTTGCTTCTGTTGGAAAGACTGAAGAGCAACTTAAAGAGGCCGGTGTAAAATACAAAGCTGGATCATTCTCGTTCAAAGCTTCTGGTCGTGCAAAAGCATCGGGTGACACAGATGGTTTTGTGAAAGTCCTAGCTGACGCTACTACTGATGAGGTATTAGGCGTACATATGATTGGACCACGTGCGGCAGATATGATTGGTGAGGCTACTGTAGCTATGGAATACCGCGCATCTGCAGAGGATATCGCTCGTATTTGCCATGCACACCCAACCTATACTGAAGCAATCAAAGAAGCAGCACTTGCAGCAACCGCGAACAGAGCAATACACGCTTAG
- a CDS encoding acyl-CoA thioesterase, whose protein sequence is MNFYTRKWVKPEDLNPNGTLFGGTLLRWIDEEAVIYAIVQLGNPKVVTKFISEINFVSSAKQGDILELGIEAINFGTTSLTMRCEVRNKISRKTILSIDKLVFVNLDEDGNPAPHGKDSITYAYMGIEKTGRDD, encoded by the coding sequence ATGAATTTTTATACAAGAAAATGGGTCAAACCCGAAGACCTAAATCCCAATGGAACATTATTTGGTGGAACTTTATTACGATGGATTGATGAAGAAGCGGTCATCTATGCTATCGTTCAATTAGGAAATCCCAAAGTGGTTACGAAATTTATTTCAGAAATAAACTTTGTAAGCTCAGCCAAGCAAGGCGATATTCTCGAACTGGGTATTGAAGCGATCAATTTTGGAACAACATCGTTAACGATGCGCTGCGAGGTACGTAATAAAATATCCAGGAAAACAATTCTATCGATCGATAAATTGGTCTTTGTCAACCTGGATGAAGATGGCAATCCAGCTCCTCATGGAAAAGATAGCATTACCTATGCGTATATGGGGATTGAGAAGACAGGTAGAGATGATTAA
- a CDS encoding DUF3817 domain-containing protein, translating to MLRIFRQIALWEAISTICLFFIAMPLKYFAGIPEAVKIAGSIHGFFVVIFVVMLIMSTVEYKWPILKAVKYFLASLIPIFGFWVELDLKKEIEGKRQKS from the coding sequence ATGTTAAGAATATTCAGACAGATCGCCCTGTGGGAAGCAATCTCCACCATTTGCTTGTTTTTTATTGCCATGCCGTTGAAATATTTCGCGGGAATCCCCGAAGCAGTCAAAATAGCCGGTTCCATTCATGGCTTCTTTGTCGTTATCTTCGTCGTTATGCTGATCATGTCAACTGTAGAATACAAGTGGCCTATATTAAAGGCCGTGAAATATTTCTTGGCTTCTTTGATCCCTATTTTTGGCTTTTGGGTAGAATTGGATCTTAAAAAAGAAATTGAAGGAAAGAGACAGAAATCATAG
- the lpdA gene encoding dihydrolipoyl dehydrogenase, producing MNYDIIVIGSGPGGYVAAIRAAQLGFKTAIIERESLGGICLNWGCIPTKALLKSAQVFEYLNHAADYGINVQGGEADFDAIVKRSRGVAEGMSKGIQFLMKKNKIDVINGTAKIKKGGKIDVKGADGSTKEYSATHTILATGARSRELPNLPQDGKKIIGYRQAMTLPKQPKSLVVVGSGAIGVEFAYFYNAIGTKVTIVEFMDRIVPVEDEEISKQLEKSLKKQGITILTKSEVQSVDTTGELSKVSIKTEKGTEVIEAEIVLSAVGIAPNIENIGLEEVGVKTDRGRVVVDDFYKTNIEGVYAIGDIVKGQALAHVASAEGITCVEKIKGLHVEPIDYNNIPGCTYCSPEIASVGYTEKAAKEAGYEIKVGKFPFSASGKASAAGAKDGFVKVIFDAKYGEFLGAHLIGANVTEMIAEVVVARKLETTGHEMIKTIHPHPTMSEAIMEACADAYGEVIHL from the coding sequence ATGAATTACGACATCATTGTAATCGGTAGTGGTCCAGGCGGGTATGTTGCTGCCATTAGAGCCGCTCAGTTAGGGTTCAAAACAGCGATTATTGAACGCGAATCATTAGGCGGAATCTGTCTAAACTGGGGCTGTATCCCTACAAAAGCATTATTGAAAAGTGCTCAGGTATTTGAATATTTAAACCATGCCGCTGATTACGGCATCAATGTTCAAGGTGGTGAGGCTGATTTTGACGCTATTGTCAAAAGAAGTCGCGGGGTTGCTGAAGGAATGAGTAAAGGTATTCAGTTCTTGATGAAAAAGAATAAAATCGACGTCATCAATGGAACTGCAAAAATTAAAAAAGGTGGTAAAATCGATGTAAAAGGTGCAGACGGTTCTACTAAAGAATATTCGGCAACACATACCATCCTAGCGACTGGTGCACGTTCACGTGAATTGCCTAATTTACCTCAAGATGGTAAAAAAATCATCGGCTACCGTCAAGCAATGACGCTTCCTAAACAACCAAAATCTTTAGTTGTTGTTGGCTCAGGTGCTATCGGTGTTGAGTTCGCTTATTTCTATAATGCAATCGGAACAAAAGTAACTATCGTAGAGTTTATGGATAGAATCGTTCCTGTTGAAGATGAAGAAATTTCAAAACAATTAGAGAAAAGCTTAAAGAAACAAGGTATTACCATCTTAACGAAATCTGAAGTTCAATCCGTTGACACAACAGGTGAGTTGAGCAAAGTTTCTATCAAAACAGAAAAAGGTACTGAAGTTATCGAAGCAGAGATTGTATTATCGGCTGTTGGTATCGCTCCAAATATCGAAAATATCGGCTTGGAAGAGGTTGGTGTAAAAACGGATCGCGGCCGTGTTGTTGTAGATGATTTCTACAAAACAAACATCGAAGGTGTATATGCGATCGGTGACATTGTTAAAGGCCAAGCCTTGGCTCACGTTGCCTCAGCAGAAGGAATCACTTGTGTGGAAAAAATCAAAGGTCTACATGTTGAACCTATTGACTACAATAATATCCCAGGCTGTACATATTGCTCCCCAGAAATTGCTTCTGTAGGTTATACCGAAAAAGCGGCGAAAGAAGCTGGCTATGAAATTAAAGTTGGTAAATTCCCATTCTCAGCTTCTGGAAAAGCGTCAGCTGCTGGTGCGAAAGATGGCTTTGTTAAAGTTATCTTTGATGCTAAATATGGTGAGTTCCTAGGCGCACACCTTATCGGAGCCAATGTTACAGAAATGATTGCGGAAGTTGTTGTGGCCCGCAAACTGGAAACAACAGGTCATGAAATGATTAAAACGATCCATCCTCACCCAACAATGAGTGAAGCGATTATGGAAGCTTGTGCTGATGCTTACGGTGAAGTGATCCACTTGTAG